Proteins encoded together in one Pseudomonas arsenicoxydans window:
- the metK gene encoding methionine adenosyltransferase, with protein MSEYSLFTSESVSEGHPDKIADQISDAVLDAIIAEDKFARVACETLVKTGVAIIAGEVTTSAWVDLEEIVRNVILDIGYNSSDVGFDGATCGVMNIIGKQSPDINQGVDRAKPEDQGAGDQGLMFGYASNETDVLMPAPITFSHQLVQRQAEARKSGLLPWLRPDAKSQVTCRYEGGKVVGIDAVVLSTQHNPEVSYKDLREGVMELIVKHVLPAELLTKDTQFHINPTGQFIIGGPVGDCGLTGRKIIVDSYGGMARHGGGAFSGKDPSKVDRSAAYAGRYVAKNIVAAGLAERCEIQVSYAIGVAQPTSISLNTFGTGKISDDKIVKLVREIFDLRPYAITTMLDLLHPMYQETAAYGHFGRTPATKTVGEDTFTTFTWEKTDRADDLRTAAGL; from the coding sequence ATGAGCGAATACTCCCTCTTCACCTCCGAGTCCGTGTCCGAAGGGCATCCGGATAAAATCGCCGACCAGATTTCCGATGCGGTGCTGGACGCCATCATTGCTGAAGACAAGTTCGCCCGTGTGGCGTGCGAAACGCTGGTCAAGACCGGCGTAGCAATCATCGCAGGTGAAGTCACCACGTCGGCCTGGGTCGACCTGGAAGAAATCGTGCGTAACGTCATTCTGGACATCGGCTACAACAGCTCCGATGTCGGTTTCGACGGCGCCACTTGCGGTGTGATGAACATCATCGGCAAGCAGTCCCCTGACATCAACCAGGGCGTTGACCGCGCCAAGCCTGAAGATCAGGGCGCCGGCGACCAGGGCCTGATGTTCGGCTACGCCAGCAACGAAACCGACGTGCTGATGCCAGCACCGATCACCTTCTCGCACCAACTGGTTCAGCGCCAGGCCGAAGCCCGTAAATCCGGCCTGCTGCCTTGGCTGCGCCCGGACGCCAAGTCGCAAGTGACTTGCCGTTACGAAGGCGGCAAGGTTGTGGGTATCGACGCCGTTGTTCTGTCGACCCAGCACAACCCTGAAGTGTCGTACAAAGACCTGCGCGAAGGCGTGATGGAGCTGATCGTCAAGCACGTGCTGCCTGCCGAACTGCTGACCAAGGACACCCAGTTCCACATCAACCCGACTGGCCAGTTCATCATCGGTGGCCCGGTGGGCGACTGCGGCCTGACCGGTCGCAAGATCATCGTCGACAGCTACGGCGGCATGGCCCGTCACGGCGGCGGCGCGTTCTCCGGCAAGGATCCATCGAAGGTTGACCGTTCGGCGGCCTACGCTGGTCGTTACGTGGCCAAGAACATCGTCGCTGCCGGCCTGGCCGAGCGTTGCGAGATTCAGGTTTCCTACGCTATCGGTGTTGCCCAGCCTACGTCGATCTCGTTGAACACCTTCGGCACCGGCAAAATCAGCGACGACAAAATCGTCAAACTGGTTCGTGAAATTTTCGACCTGCGTCCATACGCGATCACCACCATGCTTGACCTGCTGCACCCGATGTACCAGGAAACCGCTGCGTACGGCCACTTCGGTCGCACCCCGGCGACCAAGACTGTGGGCGAAGATACTTTCACCACCTTCACCTGGGAAAAGACCGACCGCGCCGACGACCTGCGTACTGCAGCCGGCCTGTAA
- a CDS encoding ArsR/SmtB family transcription factor: MNLRVPSIQHDDCDELAALCKAGGDPLRLNVLRALANDSFGVLELAQIFGIGQSGMSHHLKVLAQADLVATRREGNAIFYRRALPHTDLLGGKLHIALLEEVDNLTLPADVQARIAQVHGQRAAASQDFFSRVAEKFRAQQDLIAGLPQYRESVVALLDKLSFSEGATAIEVGPGDGGFLPELARRFSQVTALDNSPAMLELARQVCEREMLANVSLQLADALNGVSLKADCVVLNMVLHHFAAPADALKHMADLLQPGGSLLVTELCSHNQSWAREACGDLWLGFEQDDLARWATAAGLVPGESLYVGLRNGFQIQVRHFQRPAGDTHHR, from the coding sequence ATGAATTTACGTGTGCCTTCCATTCAGCATGACGATTGCGATGAGCTGGCGGCCCTGTGCAAGGCCGGCGGTGATCCTCTGCGGCTGAATGTATTGCGCGCGCTGGCCAACGATTCGTTTGGCGTGCTGGAACTGGCGCAGATCTTCGGCATCGGCCAGTCCGGCATGAGTCACCACCTCAAGGTCCTGGCCCAGGCCGACCTGGTGGCGACTCGCCGTGAAGGCAACGCGATTTTCTACCGTCGCGCCCTGCCCCACACCGATCTGCTGGGCGGTAAGCTGCACATTGCCTTGCTGGAAGAAGTGGATAACCTGACCCTGCCCGCCGATGTGCAGGCGCGGATCGCTCAAGTCCACGGACAACGGGCAGCGGCCAGCCAGGACTTTTTCTCCCGGGTGGCGGAGAAGTTTCGCGCCCAGCAAGACTTGATCGCCGGCCTGCCGCAATACCGCGAAAGCGTGGTGGCATTGCTCGACAAGTTGAGTTTCAGCGAAGGCGCTACGGCCATCGAAGTCGGCCCCGGCGACGGCGGATTCCTGCCGGAACTGGCGCGCCGCTTCAGCCAGGTCACCGCGCTGGACAACAGCCCGGCGATGCTCGAACTGGCGCGCCAGGTCTGCGAACGTGAAATGCTGGCTAACGTCAGCCTGCAACTGGCCGATGCATTGAATGGCGTCAGTCTCAAGGCCGATTGCGTTGTACTGAACATGGTGCTGCACCATTTTGCCGCGCCGGCGGATGCGCTCAAGCACATGGCCGACTTGCTGCAACCGGGCGGTAGCCTGCTCGTGACAGAGTTATGTAGCCACAACCAGAGTTGGGCCAGGGAGGCCTGCGGTGATCTCTGGTTGGGGTTTGAACAGGACGATTTGGCCCGTTGGGCCACCGCTGCGGGACTCGTTCCCGGGGAAAGCCTCTATGTAGGCTTACGTAATGGTTTCCAGATCCAGGTCCGCCATTTTCAGCGACCGGCTGGCGACACTCACCATCGGTAA
- the tkt gene encoding transketolase has protein sequence MPSRRERANAIRALSMDAVQKANSGHPGAPMGMADIAEVLWRDYLKHNPSNPSFADRDRFVLSNGHGSMLIYSLLHLTGYDLSIDDLKNFRQLHSRTPGHPEFGYTPGVETTTGPLGQGLANAVGFALAEKVLAAQFNRSGHNVVDHHTYVFLGDGCMMEGISHEVGSLAGTLGLGKLIAFYDDNGISIDGEVEGWFTDDTPKRFEAYNWQVIRNVDGHDPEEIKIAIETARKSDQPTLICCKTTIGFGSPNKQGKEDCHGAPLGDAEIALTRAALKWNYGPFEIPADIYAEWDAKEAGRAAEAEWDQRFAAYSAAFPELANELVRRLGGDLPEDFAEKASAYIAEVAAKGETIASRKASQNALNAYGPLLPELLGGSADLAGSNLTLWKGCKGVSAEDASGNYMYYGVREFGMSAIMNGVALHGGLVPYGATFLMFMEYARNAVRMASLMKKRVVFVYTHDSIGLGEDGPTHQPVEQLTSLRSTPNLDTWRPADAVESAVCWKAAIERKDGPSALIFSRQNLQHQERSALQIADIARGGYVLKDCEGEPELILISTGSEVGLAVQAYDKLTEQGRKVRVVSMPCTSVFDAQDAGYKQAVLPLQVSARIAIEAAHADYWYKYVGLEGRVIGMTTYGESAPAPALFEEFGFTLENILGQAEELLED, from the coding sequence ATGCCCAGCCGTCGTGAGCGTGCCAACGCCATTCGTGCCCTCAGCATGGATGCCGTGCAAAAAGCCAACAGCGGCCATCCCGGTGCCCCGATGGGTATGGCGGATATCGCCGAAGTACTTTGGCGTGACTACCTGAAGCACAACCCGAGCAATCCATCGTTCGCTGACCGTGACCGCTTCGTGCTGTCCAACGGTCACGGTTCGATGTTGATCTACTCGTTGCTGCACCTGACCGGCTACGACCTGTCGATCGATGACCTGAAAAACTTCCGCCAGCTGCACAGCCGCACCCCGGGTCACCCGGAATTCGGCTACACCCCTGGCGTTGAAACCACCACCGGTCCACTGGGCCAAGGCCTGGCCAACGCCGTGGGTTTCGCCCTGGCTGAAAAAGTCCTGGCGGCGCAGTTCAACCGTTCTGGCCACAATGTTGTCGATCACCACACCTACGTGTTCCTGGGTGATGGCTGCATGATGGAAGGTATTTCCCACGAAGTCGGCTCCCTGGCCGGTACTTTGGGCCTGGGCAAACTGATCGCCTTCTACGATGACAACGGCATCTCCATCGACGGCGAAGTCGAAGGCTGGTTCACCGATGACACCCCTAAGCGCTTTGAAGCCTACAACTGGCAAGTGATCCGCAACGTCGACGGTCACGATCCGGAAGAGATCAAGATCGCGATCGAAACCGCGCGCAAAAGCGATCAGCCAACCCTGATCTGCTGCAAGACCACCATCGGTTTCGGTTCGCCGAACAAGCAAGGCAAAGAAGACTGCCACGGCGCCCCGTTGGGTGACGCGGAAATCGCTCTGACCCGTGCTGCACTGAAATGGAACTACGGTCCGTTCGAAATCCCGGCTGACATCTATGCCGAGTGGGACGCCAAGGAAGCCGGCCGCGCAGCCGAAGCCGAGTGGGACCAGCGTTTCGCTGCCTACTCTGCCGCTTTCCCTGAACTGGCCAACGAACTGGTCCGTCGCCTGGGTGGCGATCTGCCGGAAGACTTCGCTGAAAAAGCTTCGGCCTACATTGCTGAAGTCGCGGCCAAGGGCGAAACCATCGCCAGCCGCAAAGCCAGCCAGAACGCACTCAATGCCTACGGCCCGCTGCTGCCTGAACTGCTGGGCGGCTCCGCTGACCTGGCCGGTTCCAACCTGACCCTGTGGAAAGGTTGCAAAGGTGTTTCGGCTGAAGACGCCAGCGGCAACTACATGTACTACGGCGTTCGCGAATTCGGCATGAGCGCGATCATGAACGGCGTGGCTTTGCATGGTGGTCTGGTGCCTTACGGCGCGACCTTCCTGATGTTCATGGAATACGCCCGCAACGCCGTGCGCATGGCCTCGCTGATGAAAAAGCGCGTGGTGTTCGTTTACACCCACGACTCCATCGGCCTGGGCGAAGACGGCCCGACTCACCAGCCGGTCGAGCAACTGACCAGCCTGCGCAGCACGCCGAACCTCGACACCTGGCGTCCAGCCGATGCCGTTGAATCGGCCGTTTGCTGGAAAGCAGCCATCGAGCGCAAGGACGGCCCTTCGGCGCTGATCTTCTCGCGTCAGAACCTGCAGCATCAGGAACGCAGCGCGCTGCAGATCGCTGACATCGCCCGTGGCGGTTATGTGTTGAAGGACTGCGAAGGCGAGCCTGAGCTGATCCTGATCTCTACCGGTTCGGAAGTGGGCCTGGCGGTTCAGGCTTACGACAAACTCACCGAGCAAGGCCGCAAGGTTCGCGTCGTTTCGATGCCGTGCACCAGCGTGTTCGATGCCCAGGATGCTGGCTACAAGCAAGCCGTCCTGCCGTTGCAAGTCAGCGCCCGTATCGCCATCGAAGCCGCTCACGCGGACTACTGGTACAAGTACGTGGGCCTGGAAGGCCGCGTGATCGGCATGACCACCTACGGCGAGTCGGCGCCCGCGCCAGCCTTGTTCGAAGAGTTCGGCTTCACCCTGGAAAACATCCTGGGTCAGGCTGAAGAGCTGCTGGAAGACTAA
- the epd gene encoding erythrose-4-phosphate dehydrogenase yields MPQPRPYKVALNGYGRIGRCVLRALFERGAKAGFEIVAINDLADMASIEYLTRFDSTHGRFPGEVRVEGDCLHINGDCVKVLRSATPEGIDWASLGVDLVLECSGAYHTRADGQRFLDAGAPRVLFSQPMASEADVDATIVFGVNQDCLTGDELLVSNASCTTNCGVPLLRLLDQAIGLEYVSITTIHSAMNDQPVIDAYHHEDLRRTRSAFQSVIPVSTGLARGIERLLPELAGRIQAKAVRVPTVNVSCLDITMQTVSDTDATEVNRILREAATSGPLKGLLAYTELPHASCDFNHDPHSAIVDASQTRVSGPRLVNILAWFDNEWGFANRMLDVAEHYLQTASPLPVSQKL; encoded by the coding sequence ATGCCTCAACCGCGTCCCTATAAAGTTGCACTCAACGGCTACGGCCGGATTGGTCGTTGCGTCTTGCGTGCGTTGTTCGAGCGAGGAGCGAAGGCCGGGTTTGAAATTGTCGCGATCAACGATCTGGCTGACATGGCCAGCATCGAATACCTGACACGCTTCGACTCCACTCACGGGCGTTTTCCCGGTGAAGTGAGGGTTGAGGGCGATTGTCTGCATATTAATGGCGACTGCGTGAAGGTTCTGCGCAGTGCCACACCCGAAGGTATCGATTGGGCGTCTCTGGGCGTCGATCTGGTGTTGGAGTGCTCCGGCGCTTACCACACGCGGGCCGATGGCCAGCGTTTCCTCGATGCCGGTGCGCCGCGCGTATTGTTTTCCCAGCCGATGGCCAGCGAGGCCGATGTCGACGCCACCATCGTCTTCGGTGTGAACCAGGATTGCCTGACCGGCGACGAGCTGCTGGTGTCCAACGCGTCCTGCACCACCAACTGCGGCGTACCGCTGTTGCGCCTGCTGGATCAGGCCATTGGTCTGGAATACGTGTCGATCACCACCATTCACTCGGCAATGAACGATCAGCCGGTCATCGACGCCTATCATCACGAAGACCTGCGCCGCACGCGTTCAGCGTTCCAGTCGGTGATTCCGGTGTCCACTGGTCTGGCGCGAGGCATTGAACGCTTGCTGCCGGAACTTGCCGGGCGAATTCAGGCCAAAGCCGTGCGGGTGCCGACCGTCAACGTGTCTTGCCTCGACATCACGATGCAGACCGTGAGCGACACCGATGCCACCGAGGTCAACCGGATTCTGCGCGAGGCTGCCACAAGCGGCCCGCTCAAAGGCCTTCTGGCCTATACCGAGCTTCCCCATGCAAGCTGTGATTTCAACCATGACCCACATTCGGCCATCGTCGATGCCAGTCAGACTCGAGTTTCCGGCCCACGGCTGGTGAACATCCTGGCCTGGTTCGACAACGAATGGGGTTTTGCCAACCGAATGCTGGACGTAGCAGAGCACTATCTGCAAACAGCCTCTCCACTCCCTGTTTCTCAGAAACTGTAA
- a CDS encoding phosphoglycerate kinase, which translates to MTVLKMSDLDLQGKRVLIREDLNVPVKDGVVTSDARILASLPTIKLALEKGAAVMVCSHLGRPTEGEFSAENSLKPVADYLSKALGREVPLVADYLDGVDVKAGDIVLFENVRFNKGEKKNADELAQQYAALCDVFVMDAFGTAHRAEGSTHGVAKFAKVAAAGPLLAAELDALGKALGSPAQPMAAIVAGSKVSTKLDVLNSLSQICNQLIVGGGIANTFLAAAGHPVGKSLYEPDLLDTAREIAAKVSVPLPVDVVVAKEFAESATATVKLIADVAADDMILDIGPQTAANFAELLKSSKTILWNGPVGVFEFDQFGNGTKVLAEAIAQSSAFSIAGGGDTLAAIDKYGVADQISYISTGGGAFLEFVEGKVLPAVEVLESRAKA; encoded by the coding sequence ATGACCGTGTTGAAGATGTCCGACCTCGATCTGCAAGGTAAGCGCGTACTGATTCGCGAAGACCTCAACGTCCCAGTCAAGGACGGTGTTGTCACCAGCGATGCGCGAATCCTGGCCTCGCTGCCGACCATCAAGCTGGCCCTGGAAAAAGGCGCGGCCGTGATGGTCTGCTCGCACCTTGGCCGTCCGACCGAAGGCGAGTTCTCGGCCGAGAACAGCCTCAAGCCTGTCGCTGACTACCTGAGCAAGGCCCTCGGCCGCGAAGTGCCGCTGGTGGCCGACTACCTGGACGGCGTTGACGTCAAGGCTGGCGACATCGTGCTGTTCGAAAACGTGCGCTTCAACAAGGGCGAGAAAAAGAACGCCGACGAACTGGCCCAGCAATACGCCGCCCTGTGCGACGTGTTCGTGATGGACGCCTTCGGCACCGCTCACCGCGCCGAGGGTTCGACCCACGGCGTGGCCAAGTTCGCTAAAGTCGCCGCCGCAGGTCCGCTGCTGGCCGCTGAACTGGACGCCCTGGGCAAAGCCCTGGGTTCGCCAGCCCAGCCAATGGCAGCCATCGTTGCCGGCTCCAAGGTGTCGACCAAACTCGACGTGCTGAACAGCCTGAGCCAGATCTGCAATCAGCTGATCGTCGGCGGCGGTATTGCCAACACCTTCCTCGCAGCTGCCGGTCACCCGGTCGGCAAGTCCCTGTACGAGCCGGACCTGCTGGACACCGCTCGCGAAATCGCCGCCAAAGTCAGCGTGCCATTGCCAGTGGATGTCGTGGTTGCCAAGGAATTCGCTGAAAGCGCGACCGCCACCGTCAAGCTGATCGCCGACGTGGCCGCCGACGACATGATCCTGGACATCGGCCCGCAGACCGCGGCGAATTTCGCCGAGCTGCTGAAGTCGTCCAAGACCATCCTGTGGAACGGCCCGGTAGGCGTGTTCGAATTCGACCAGTTCGGTAACGGCACCAAAGTCCTGGCCGAGGCCATCGCACAAAGCTCGGCGTTCTCCATCGCTGGCGGCGGCGACACTCTGGCGGCCATCGATAAGTATGGCGTTGCTGACCAGATCTCCTACATTTCTACCGGTGGCGGCGCATTCCTCGAATTCGTCGAAGGCAAAGTGTTGCCAGCCGTTGAAGTCCTGGAAAGCCGGGCCAAGGCCTGA
- a CDS encoding MliC family protein, with product MKGFIAVTALALLAGCSNFNLFKPAESTDNWTTWTCDSQAKVLWRYADDSRKEVDVRLGGADQVYRLKQEPGASGSLYSNDMLAFHQKGEEGLVYWVATNDLIGRGCKAQ from the coding sequence ATGAAAGGTTTTATCGCCGTTACGGCGTTGGCACTGCTGGCAGGTTGTTCAAATTTCAACCTGTTCAAGCCTGCCGAATCGACGGACAACTGGACCACCTGGACCTGCGACAGCCAGGCCAAAGTGCTTTGGCGCTATGCCGACGACAGCCGCAAGGAAGTCGACGTGCGCTTGGGCGGGGCCGATCAGGTCTATCGCTTGAAGCAAGAGCCGGGCGCGTCGGGTTCGCTGTACAGCAACGACATGCTCGCGTTTCACCAAAAAGGTGAGGAAGGCCTGGTGTATTGGGTCGCCACCAATGATTTGATTGGCCGCGGTTGTAAAGCGCAGTAA
- the fba gene encoding class II fructose-bisphosphate aldolase (catalyzes the reversible aldol condensation of dihydroxyacetonephosphate and glyceraldehyde 3-phosphate in the Calvin cycle, glycolysis, and/or gluconeogenesis), with amino-acid sequence MALISMRQMLDHAAEFGYGVPAFNVNNLEQMRAIMEAADKTDSPVIVQASAGARKYAGAPFLRHLILAAIEEFPHIPVCMHQDHGTSPDVCQRSIQLGFSSVMMDGSLGEDGKTPTDYDYNIRVTQQTVAMAHACGVSVEGELGCLGSLETGMAGEEDGIGAEGVLDHSQMLTDPEEAADFVKRTQVDALAIAIGTSHGAYKFTKPPTGDVLAIDRIKEIHKRIPNTHLVMHGSSSVPQDWLAIINQYGGDIKETYGVPVEEIVEGIKHGVRKVNIDTDLRLASTGAMRRLMATNPSEFDPRKFFGATVTAMRDVCIARYEAFGTAGNASKIKPISLEGMYQRYLKGELNAKVN; translated from the coding sequence ATGGCACTTATCAGCATGCGCCAGATGTTGGACCACGCAGCCGAGTTCGGCTACGGCGTTCCAGCCTTCAACGTAAACAACCTTGAGCAGATGCGCGCCATCATGGAAGCCGCTGACAAGACTGACTCCCCGGTGATCGTCCAGGCCTCGGCCGGTGCTCGCAAATACGCCGGCGCTCCGTTCCTGCGTCACCTGATCCTGGCGGCAATCGAAGAATTCCCGCACATCCCGGTGTGCATGCACCAGGACCACGGCACCAGCCCTGACGTCTGCCAGCGCTCCATTCAACTGGGCTTCAGCTCGGTAATGATGGACGGTTCCCTGGGCGAAGACGGCAAGACCCCGACCGACTACGACTACAACATCCGCGTCACCCAACAAACCGTGGCCATGGCTCACGCCTGCGGCGTATCGGTAGAAGGCGAGCTGGGCTGCCTGGGTTCGCTGGAAACCGGCATGGCCGGTGAAGAAGACGGCATCGGCGCCGAAGGCGTTCTGGATCACAGCCAAATGCTGACCGACCCGGAAGAAGCCGCTGACTTCGTCAAACGCACCCAGGTCGACGCATTGGCCATCGCCATCGGCACCAGCCACGGCGCCTACAAGTTCACCAAGCCACCTACCGGCGACGTGCTGGCCATCGACCGCATCAAAGAGATCCACAAACGCATCCCGAACACCCACCTGGTGATGCACGGTTCTTCTTCGGTTCCGCAAGACTGGCTGGCGATCATCAACCAGTACGGCGGCGACATCAAAGAAACCTACGGTGTACCGGTTGAAGAAATCGTCGAAGGCATCAAGCACGGCGTGCGTAAGGTCAATATCGACACTGACCTGCGTCTGGCATCCACCGGTGCGATGCGTCGCCTGATGGCCACCAACCCGAGCGAGTTCGACCCGCGTAAGTTCTTCGGCGCGACTGTGACGGCTATGCGTGATGTGTGTATCGCTCGTTATGAGGCTTTCGGTACTGCCGGTAATGCTTCGAAGATCAAGCCGATCTCGTTGGAAGGCATGTATCAGCGGTATTTGAAGGGTGAGTTGAACGCTAAGGTGAACTGA
- a CDS encoding polysaccharide lyase family 7 protein, whose translation MIDLATWNLSVPVGNPPYTVDTPKLVKGFKDQYFHSDTGTLFFWAPVTGSKTENAKYPRTELRETYSNGTLRNWLYPDADNLLHATLAVNQVPSSGKVVIGQIHAYESQKPLVKLEYQYKTSTSTGNIVAKVRMHPDDGEGRVITIATGVKLDQEFSYLIHLSRGGALGISAAGNQWDTDISKTWRDKPLYFKAGVYVQDHTGYTSEGAKVTFSKLDIDHDK comes from the coding sequence ATGATCGATCTCGCAACCTGGAACCTCAGTGTTCCTGTCGGCAACCCGCCGTACACCGTTGACACGCCGAAACTGGTGAAAGGCTTCAAGGATCAATACTTCCACTCCGACACCGGCACACTGTTTTTCTGGGCCCCGGTCACCGGCTCGAAAACTGAAAATGCCAAGTACCCCCGTACCGAACTTCGCGAAACCTACAGCAACGGCACCCTGCGCAACTGGCTCTACCCGGACGCCGACAACTTGCTGCACGCCACCCTGGCGGTGAACCAGGTGCCGAGCTCCGGCAAAGTCGTTATCGGCCAGATCCACGCCTATGAAAGCCAGAAGCCGTTGGTGAAGCTCGAGTATCAGTATAAAACCAGCACTTCGACCGGCAACATCGTCGCCAAAGTGCGCATGCACCCGGATGATGGCGAAGGCCGGGTGATCACCATCGCTACTGGCGTGAAGCTGGATCAGGAGTTCTCCTACCTCATTCACTTGAGTCGTGGCGGTGCCCTGGGCATCAGCGCGGCGGGTAACCAGTGGGATACCGACATCAGCAAGACCTGGCGCGACAAGCCGCTGTATTTCAAGGCCGGGGTTTATGTGCAGGACCACACCGGGTACACCAGCGAAGGCGCGAAAGTGACGTTCAGCAAGCTGGATATTGATCACGATAAGTAA
- a CDS encoding putative bifunctional diguanylate cyclase/phosphodiesterase has protein sequence MECAHPTPAEGNSILLIVDDYPENLISMRALLQRQDWQVITAASGFEALSLLLEHDIDLVLLDVQMPGMDGFEVARLMRGSQRTRLTPIIFLTANEQSQDAVIKGYASGAVDYLFKPFDPQILKPKVQALLEHQRNRRALQRLSRDLEVARAFNASVLDNAAEGILVVGEDGLIRFANPAMSRLLNATVQDLQGKEFLDYLQKPHIPVWADSELYAGYKRGETLRLHDALLRTAPGQQVPVALSCAPLPSEQQAMVVTVLDMSVVRHLHQQLEFQAVTDPLTGLLNRRGFYQTVENLLLRGERSDGAWVLLYLDLDGFKRVNDSLGHDAGDRVLRWVSEQLKACLRPFDILARMGGDEFTALLDLEFPEQAAKIAEKLIERVSICQQIDGLDIALGASIGIATFPDCGANLDGLLRASDIAMYEAKRAGRQQYRFYDHEMNGRARSRLMLEESVRTAIENRDFNLVYQPQVAIDGGQIRGFEALLRWQHPSVGDVPPGLFLPLLEEARLISRLGSWIYHRGAGQRKAWETLFAEDLVLGVSLSSTQFGMPNLVTELRQVIERHGLQPRCLEVEVTEDALMQNPEETRKTLRLLHNLGVRVALDDFGSGPCSLSHLRDLELDTLKLDRHLIARLPESERDAALVRTVIDLCKQYGMLVIAEGVETVAQYEWLQANGCQYVQGFLVGRPMMAEEAGDFVQPFDWSALLR, from the coding sequence ATGGAATGCGCGCACCCCACGCCAGCTGAAGGCAATTCGATCCTTTTAATCGTCGACGACTACCCTGAAAACCTGATCAGCATGCGGGCGTTACTTCAGCGCCAGGATTGGCAGGTCATCACCGCGGCTTCCGGTTTTGAAGCCCTGAGTCTTTTACTCGAACACGATATCGACCTGGTGCTGCTGGATGTGCAGATGCCGGGCATGGACGGTTTCGAAGTCGCGCGCCTGATGCGCGGCAGTCAACGAACCCGCCTCACACCGATTATTTTCCTCACCGCCAACGAACAGTCCCAGGACGCCGTGATCAAGGGCTATGCCAGTGGTGCGGTGGATTACCTGTTCAAACCGTTTGACCCGCAAATTCTCAAGCCCAAAGTCCAGGCATTGCTCGAGCACCAGCGCAACCGCCGTGCGTTGCAGCGCCTGAGCCGCGATCTGGAGGTCGCTCGCGCGTTTAATGCCTCAGTGCTGGATAACGCCGCCGAAGGCATCCTGGTGGTGGGAGAGGACGGTTTGATCCGCTTTGCCAATCCAGCGATGTCGCGACTGCTCAACGCCACGGTGCAGGATCTGCAAGGCAAGGAGTTCCTGGATTACCTGCAGAAGCCACACATCCCCGTGTGGGCCGATTCTGAGCTTTACGCCGGTTACAAGCGCGGCGAAACCTTGCGCCTGCACGATGCGCTGCTGCGCACCGCGCCTGGCCAGCAGGTGCCGGTGGCGCTGTCATGCGCGCCGTTGCCCAGCGAACAACAGGCGATGGTCGTCACGGTGCTGGACATGTCGGTGGTGCGCCATCTGCATCAGCAGCTGGAGTTCCAGGCGGTGACCGATCCATTGACCGGGCTGCTCAATCGTCGCGGCTTCTACCAGACCGTCGAAAATCTGCTGTTGCGTGGCGAACGGTCCGACGGCGCCTGGGTGCTGCTGTACCTGGACCTCGACGGTTTCAAACGCGTCAACGACTCCCTTGGTCACGATGCCGGCGATCGGGTGTTGCGCTGGGTGTCCGAGCAGTTGAAGGCGTGTCTGCGGCCCTTTGACATATTGGCGCGCATGGGCGGCGACGAGTTCACAGCGTTGCTGGATCTTGAGTTTCCGGAACAAGCGGCGAAGATCGCCGAGAAGCTCATCGAGCGGGTGTCGATCTGTCAGCAAATCGATGGGCTGGATATCGCCCTGGGCGCCAGCATCGGCATCGCTACCTTCCCGGATTGCGGGGCCAATCTCGATGGCCTGCTGCGCGCGTCGGACATCGCCATGTATGAGGCCAAGCGTGCTGGCCGCCAGCAATACCGGTTTTACGATCACGAAATGAATGGGCGGGCGCGCTCACGATTGATGCTTGAAGAGAGTGTGCGCACGGCCATCGAAAACCGTGATTTCAATCTGGTGTATCAGCCGCAAGTAGCCATCGATGGTGGGCAGATTCGCGGGTTTGAGGCCTTGCTGCGCTGGCAACATCCAAGCGTGGGCGATGTGCCTCCGGGGTTGTTTCTGCCGTTGCTGGAAGAGGCGCGGCTGATCAGCCGTCTGGGCAGCTGGATTTATCATCGCGGTGCCGGACAGCGCAAAGCCTGGGAAACCTTGTTTGCCGAGGATCTGGTGCTGGGCGTCAGTTTGAGCAGCACCCAGTTCGGCATGCCCAACCTGGTCACCGAATTGCGTCAGGTGATTGAGCGTCATGGCTTGCAGCCGCGTTGTCTGGAAGTCGAAGTGACGGAAGACGCGTTGATGCAAAATCCCGAGGAAACCCGCAAAACGCTGCGTCTGCTGCACAATCTTGGAGTGCGGGTGGCGCTGGATGACTTCGGTTCCGGGCCGTGCTCGTTGTCTCATCTGCGCGACCTGGAACTGGACACGCTCAAGCTCGACCGGCATTTGATTGCCCGGCTCCCGGAGTCCGAACGGGACGCGGCGCTGGTGCGCACTGTGATCGACCTGTGTAAGCAGTACGGGATGCTGGTGATTGCCGAAGGGGTTGAAACCGTTGCGCAATATGAATGGCTACAAGCCAATGGTTGCCAGTATGTGCAGGGTTTCCTGGTGGGGCGGCCGATGATGGCCGAGGAGGCCGGCGACTTTGTGCAGCCGTTTGACTGGAGCGCGCTGCTCCGTTGA